A window of the Cannabis sativa cultivar Pink pepper isolate KNU-18-1 chromosome X, ASM2916894v1, whole genome shotgun sequence genome harbors these coding sequences:
- the LOC115696948 gene encoding uncharacterized protein LOC115696948 isoform X1, with product MVMTMGGLGATTPMFCSLLNSSSSTTTHRSFLSTLPFRKCSKLNLWRSSAKNVVRKISCGVVKMEDGLDDETCELVNGIEFSIGDNVDAYLFTAVKNNNKTGILLLSDVYGFEDSATRDFAYRVACNGYNVLVPDLFRGDPWGKHRPMAMFEEWIKKQDPERVANDIDISTKWMVNEFLAAGISKKLGLIGFCFGGGKVIEVLAQDEGAYFGVGVSFYGTMMNPSLASNVKVPVLFISGDKDPLCPVSLLENVEKRIGRGSKKVLFKGRGHGFVHRPESPEEDADAEQAFTMARNWLYDGLVENNS from the exons atggtcaTGACAATGGGTGGTTTAGGTGCAACAACACCAATGTTTTGCTCTCTACTAAACTCTTCATCCTCCACCACCACACATCGCTCCTTCCTCTCCACTCTTCCGTTT AGAAAGTGCAGCAAGTTAAATCTTTGGAGATCAAGTGCGAAGAATGTAGTGAGAAAAATAAGTTGTGGCGTAGTAAAAATGGAAGATGGTTTAGATGATGAGACATGTGAGTTAGTGAATGGGATAGAATTCTCTATTGGTGATAATGTTGATGCCTACCTTTTCACAGCAGTAAAGAACAATAACAAAACTGGGATACTTCTCTTGTCTGATGTTTATGGATTTGAAGATTCAGCTACTAGAGATTTTGCATACCGTGTTGCTTGCAATGGCTACAA TGTTCTAGTTCCAGACCTATTTCGAGGAGATCCATGGGGAAAGCATCGACCAATGGCTATGTTTGAAGAGTGGATCAAAAAACAAGACCCTGAGAGGGTTGCAAATGATATTGACATATCAACAAAATGGATGGTTAATGAATTTTTGGCTGCAGGAATCTCAAAGAAGCTTGGCCTAATAGGATTCTGCTTTGGTGGTGGCAAAGTGATCGAGGTGCTCGCCCAAGATGAGGGCGCCTATTTTGGTGTTGGGGTCTCGTTTTATGGCACGATGATGAACCCATCTTTGGCTTCAAATGTGAAGGTTCCTGTGTTGTTCATTTCAGGGGACAAGGATCCTCTATGTCCAGTTAGTTTGCTAGAAAATGTTGAGAAGAGAATTGGCAGAGGATCAAAAAAGGTATTATTTAAGGGACGGGGTCATGGCTTTGTACACAGGCCAGAATCTCCTGAAGAAGATGCGGATGCAGAGCAAGCTTTCACCATGGCTAGAAATTGGTTATATGATGGCTTGGTGGAAAACAACTCCTAA
- the LOC115696948 gene encoding uncharacterized protein LOC115696948 isoform X2, with the protein MTSHHSCSFLQRKCSKLNLWRSSAKNVVRKISCGVVKMEDGLDDETCELVNGIEFSIGDNVDAYLFTAVKNNNKTGILLLSDVYGFEDSATRDFAYRVACNGYNVLVPDLFRGDPWGKHRPMAMFEEWIKKQDPERVANDIDISTKWMVNEFLAAGISKKLGLIGFCFGGGKVIEVLAQDEGAYFGVGVSFYGTMMNPSLASNVKVPVLFISGDKDPLCPVSLLENVEKRIGRGSKKVLFKGRGHGFVHRPESPEEDADAEQAFTMARNWLYDGLVENNS; encoded by the exons ATGACTTCACATCATTCATGTAG TTTCTTACAGAGAAAGTGCAGCAAGTTAAATCTTTGGAGATCAAGTGCGAAGAATGTAGTGAGAAAAATAAGTTGTGGCGTAGTAAAAATGGAAGATGGTTTAGATGATGAGACATGTGAGTTAGTGAATGGGATAGAATTCTCTATTGGTGATAATGTTGATGCCTACCTTTTCACAGCAGTAAAGAACAATAACAAAACTGGGATACTTCTCTTGTCTGATGTTTATGGATTTGAAGATTCAGCTACTAGAGATTTTGCATACCGTGTTGCTTGCAATGGCTACAA TGTTCTAGTTCCAGACCTATTTCGAGGAGATCCATGGGGAAAGCATCGACCAATGGCTATGTTTGAAGAGTGGATCAAAAAACAAGACCCTGAGAGGGTTGCAAATGATATTGACATATCAACAAAATGGATGGTTAATGAATTTTTGGCTGCAGGAATCTCAAAGAAGCTTGGCCTAATAGGATTCTGCTTTGGTGGTGGCAAAGTGATCGAGGTGCTCGCCCAAGATGAGGGCGCCTATTTTGGTGTTGGGGTCTCGTTTTATGGCACGATGATGAACCCATCTTTGGCTTCAAATGTGAAGGTTCCTGTGTTGTTCATTTCAGGGGACAAGGATCCTCTATGTCCAGTTAGTTTGCTAGAAAATGTTGAGAAGAGAATTGGCAGAGGATCAAAAAAGGTATTATTTAAGGGACGGGGTCATGGCTTTGTACACAGGCCAGAATCTCCTGAAGAAGATGCGGATGCAGAGCAAGCTTTCACCATGGCTAGAAATTGGTTATATGATGGCTTGGTGGAAAACAACTCCTAA
- the LOC115696948 gene encoding uncharacterized protein LOC115696948 isoform X3: protein MEDGLDDETCELVNGIEFSIGDNVDAYLFTAVKNNNKTGILLLSDVYGFEDSATRDFAYRVACNGYNVLVPDLFRGDPWGKHRPMAMFEEWIKKQDPERVANDIDISTKWMVNEFLAAGISKKLGLIGFCFGGGKVIEVLAQDEGAYFGVGVSFYGTMMNPSLASNVKVPVLFISGDKDPLCPVSLLENVEKRIGRGSKKVLFKGRGHGFVHRPESPEEDADAEQAFTMARNWLYDGLVENNS from the exons ATGGAAGATGGTTTAGATGATGAGACATGTGAGTTAGTGAATGGGATAGAATTCTCTATTGGTGATAATGTTGATGCCTACCTTTTCACAGCAGTAAAGAACAATAACAAAACTGGGATACTTCTCTTGTCTGATGTTTATGGATTTGAAGATTCAGCTACTAGAGATTTTGCATACCGTGTTGCTTGCAATGGCTACAA TGTTCTAGTTCCAGACCTATTTCGAGGAGATCCATGGGGAAAGCATCGACCAATGGCTATGTTTGAAGAGTGGATCAAAAAACAAGACCCTGAGAGGGTTGCAAATGATATTGACATATCAACAAAATGGATGGTTAATGAATTTTTGGCTGCAGGAATCTCAAAGAAGCTTGGCCTAATAGGATTCTGCTTTGGTGGTGGCAAAGTGATCGAGGTGCTCGCCCAAGATGAGGGCGCCTATTTTGGTGTTGGGGTCTCGTTTTATGGCACGATGATGAACCCATCTTTGGCTTCAAATGTGAAGGTTCCTGTGTTGTTCATTTCAGGGGACAAGGATCCTCTATGTCCAGTTAGTTTGCTAGAAAATGTTGAGAAGAGAATTGGCAGAGGATCAAAAAAGGTATTATTTAAGGGACGGGGTCATGGCTTTGTACACAGGCCAGAATCTCCTGAAGAAGATGCGGATGCAGAGCAAGCTTTCACCATGGCTAGAAATTGGTTATATGATGGCTTGGTGGAAAACAACTCCTAA